The DNA sequence ACGGCGGTCCGCAGGGCTCATTCGGCAACCACTTCCACTATCGGTGGAACCCGCAGGCGTACGCGGGCGCAGGCTACGCGGTGGTGATGGTTGATTTTCACGGATCGACCGGCTACGGACAAGAGTTCTGCGACGCGATCCGAGGGGACTGGGGTGGAAAGCCGCTTGAGGACCTGCAGAAAGGACTGGCCGCGGCGATCGAGCGTTACGACTGGCTCGATGGCAATCGCGTGGCGGCACTGGGCGCATCTTACGGCGGGTACATGATCAACTGGATTGCCGGTAACTGGCCGGACCGCTTCCGCTGCCTTGTGAATCACGATGGCAATTTGTGTGAGCGACTCGCGTACTACGACACCGAGGAGTTGTGGTTTCCCGAATGGGAGCATCAGGGCACTCCATGGGAAAATCCGGAAGGCTATGAAAAACAGAATCCAATCAACTTCGTCAAGAACTGGAAGACGCCGATGCTCGTGATTCACGGCGGACGCGATTTCCGCGTGGTGGACACTCAGGGGATGGCCACCTTCACCGCCCTTCAACGCCGCGGGATTCCGAGCAAGTTCCTTTATTTCCCGGATGAGAATCACTGGGTGCTCAGTCCGGCGAACGGCGTGCTTTGGCACGAGACCGTCATCGCCTGGCTGGATGAATGGACGCGGAAATGAAAGGCGGGTGGTAACAGGCCCGCACTACAGCCCGCCGGGACTGATCCCGCGTGCGTTCATTCTGGCGAGCGCCGCCATCACCGGGCCGTGGTAGATTGCCACGGCGATGACACTGCCGACGACCGCACAAACGACGAGGCCGATCTTGATGCGCAGGATCTTGCGGTCAAATTGCCGGAGGGCGCCCTCATCCGCGACGAATGTTTCGATCAATCGGCATCGGGACTCGATGCTGCCGTGGCGCCAGCTCGGCGCGTCACGCGGGATCCCGTTCAGATCGGCGATGCGTGCGAGCGTGCGGCCGAAGAGGTTGGCGGCGGCGACGCAAATTCCCCTGCGGGCGACTTTGCCGTGAACCGGACAAGCCGGCACACAGCTCTCAATGTCGGGCGTGATGCAGCGGACTCCGTAGAGATCGGCCTGCCGTTCAAACTTCCGAGAGAGCCAGGCAAACCCGAAGAGCCACATCAGAAGCAGCGAAGTCAGCGCGGACAATTGGAGCATGGCGTTGTCGATTTCAACGCGCTCGCCCATGAGATGGTCGATCCAGAATAACAGGTGCATGACACCGCCGGCGACATACATCGATACGACCGTGAATACACCGAAGAACGGCAGGTGCCAGTGCTGAACGTGCCCGGCCTCGTGGGCGAAGACGGCCTCGATCTCTTCATCGTCCATGGATTCGAGCAGTGCATCGGAGACCAGGATAAAACGAAGCGGTGCAACAAAGCCCATGACGGCGGCATTGACGGTCGCGCCATGGGTATGCCAAAGCAGAATCTCCCGGTAGCGAAGGCCGATGCGTTTGCATATTTTCTCGAAGCGATCGCGAAGCGGCCCGTTCGGCAGTGGTTCCGTCGACCAGGTGTATCGAAGCAGCCAGGGCGAAACCACCAACACCAGCACGGATACCAGGCCCAGCGCGCTGTTCAGAATGATGTCCCGCATGAGCGCATCGGGTGGAAGTGTTACAAGCCGCGGGCCGTATTCATGAATGAGAAACTTCGCAACAAGGATGATGCACATGGGCGCGGCGAGTATCAGAACCTGATGGCGGAACTTGTCCGACAGGTGGGCAGGCAGTCCGATGCGCGGCGTGGATCTTGAGAGCGCCGAATCGCGCAGCGCAATAACCGCATCACTTGGCGATTTCGACGCGGCGGCGGATTCGTGCGCAATCGGCGTCTCATGCATCGGCGCGGCCTCGCCGGAATGACCGCGGGATTGATCCGCGATGGCCGCTTCAGCCCGTAACCGCAATTCAACGCCGTAACCAATGATCCAGACTACGGTCAGCGACGCGAACAATGGCGCAAGGATGACCAGATCGCCGACCAGGGCGAATCGGCCGAGTCCCCACAGCACGCGGACGATCTGGACCCACGGGGTGCAGACAATCGAGAGGACCAGAAACCCCGCGAGCACGAAAAGCAGCGAATCCTGAAATCGGCCATATGCGTCGACGGCTGCATCATGCCCGAATGGCGTTCCATCGAAATGCCTTGATGTGCGTCGCCGCTGAATGCCGGCATAGCAACCGACCAGCACGATCTGTCCCAGAACGATTGCAAGGGTGCCCCAGATCGCGGTCGGAGAGTGAAACGGGTAACTTCGAAAGAGGTTACAGGCCTCGGGCGGCAGGTTGTCGCTGAGGACCAGAGCAAACGCCATAATAATGACAAAGTACATGTATACCCGGAGTTATGGAGTGTGAGCCCGTCATGTCGCGCGGACTTAACGACATTCTAGGCTCTTGCCTTAACTGAACAAGCCGAAGCGTGTCAGATTCAAAAGGAACCGGCCGATTGGCAATTAATGACCGGTTCGGACGTTATGTATTGAGGCGGCCTCGCAGAGATCGAGGCCGAGCCGTGTGGCACGAAACCATGAAATGGAGTGATCCCATGCACTTGAAGCGTCAATGCCTCGCCGCGTTCCTGGTGGTCCTGGCTACATCTTTTGCGGTGGCTCAATCGCCGGGCAACCCGCCTCCGAACGAACGGCCGGCGCGCGAAGAAAGGCCAAGAGAAATGCGGCCCGGTCCCGGGATAGGCCGCGCCGCCCCGCCGGAAATGCAGCTCGAACATCTCAAGGAACAATTGAAGCTGGATGAAGCCCAGAGTGTCGCGGTTCGCAAGCTGATTGACGAACACCACGCCAAGGTCATGGCGGCTCGGGACGAGTTCCGGCCGACGCCTGAGGAGAGTGAAACCATGAATCGCCTTCGGAAGGCGATGGAGGAGGCCCGCCAATCAGATGATCCGACGAGAATCGACGAATTGAGAGAGGAAGCGCGCAAAATCCGCACGGAACGCGAAGCCAAACTTCAGCCGATCCGCGAACAACTGGAACAGTCGGAGAAGAATCTGCACGACGGTGTCTTTCAACTGCTGCGACCCGATCAACAGGAGGATTTTGAGAAAGTCTGGGCGGAGCGCGCCGCGTCGGGTTTCAATCGTGGCGGCGCCGGCCGCGATCCGCGAATGCTCAAAGCGATCATCGATCGGATACCCGATCTGACCGGCGAACAAAAATCTCAGATTGAAAAGCTCTTTGAAGAGTTCCGGCGGCCGCCGGAGAAGCCGTCGGACAGCGACAGGGAGGATGGCTCAAGACCCGCTCGACCGACACGCGAGGATCGGATGAAGCTGCAGCGTGAGAAGCTTGAGAAGCTCCATGCCGACGTCATGGCAGTACTTACGCCGGATCAACAGAAGAGCGTGGAAGCGGAACTAAAGAAGTTGGAGGACCGACGACCCGATCGTCGTGAGCGTGGTCGCGGCGGTCGTGGCGGGCGGCTTCGTGGCGATGATTCGGACCGCGGCGGAAGAGGCAGACCGGCCTCGGAAGATTCCGAATCGGACTGAGAAAATCTGTCTTTGGTATTGACGTGGACTGTGGTGGATCGATTAACATGGTCCGTCAGCCAGAGGGCGATGCTGAACGGATCGATCGTTCCGCAAGCGCAGTCTTCAATGACGTGTCTGACTCTGGTGAAAAGTCGATCGGGACAACTTGCTTCGGTTCGCGATGCGGCGCTGGCAGGCAACGAAAAGCCTGCGGCAGTGGTCGATGCTAGAATAGCTTGCTGACTGAAGCGCGACCTATCTGGTAAGGGTGGAGTGGCAAGCCTGGACGGCTCGATGCACACCCGCGGTTCCTCACGGAGCGGCGAGCGTGCGCTCGACCGCTTCAGGCTTGTCTTCTTTTGCAGCCGCAGCGGGTCCCAAAGCGGCGCGAATGGACTCCATGACACGGTCGCGGTACTGAATCTGAATCGTGGATTCATCGATTTCCCACGACCCTGCCGGCCGTCGGTCGCGCCGAGTTATGAAGATGTATTTCGGCCCGCCGGCATGACCGCCGGGCGCATAGACGCCGAATCGTCCGACTTCCTCCCACGCGATTTCGATCCTTCCCGAGAGCCGAACAAATCGTGCTCCGGACGCGTGGAGGACCAGCCTGCGGCCATAGCCGTGAAGCAGACC is a window from the Phycisphaerae bacterium genome containing:
- a CDS encoding M48 family metalloprotease; the protein is MYFVIIMAFALVLSDNLPPEACNLFRSYPFHSPTAIWGTLAIVLGQIVLVGCYAGIQRRRTSRHFDGTPFGHDAAVDAYGRFQDSLLFVLAGFLVLSIVCTPWVQIVRVLWGLGRFALVGDLVILAPLFASLTVVWIIGYGVELRLRAEAAIADQSRGHSGEAAPMHETPIAHESAAASKSPSDAVIALRDSALSRSTPRIGLPAHLSDKFRHQVLILAAPMCIILVAKFLIHEYGPRLVTLPPDALMRDIILNSALGLVSVLVLVVSPWLLRYTWSTEPLPNGPLRDRFEKICKRIGLRYREILLWHTHGATVNAAVMGFVAPLRFILVSDALLESMDDEEIEAVFAHEAGHVQHWHLPFFGVFTVVSMYVAGGVMHLLFWIDHLMGERVEIDNAMLQLSALTSLLLMWLFGFAWLSRKFERQADLYGVRCITPDIESCVPACPVHGKVARRGICVAAANLFGRTLARIADLNGIPRDAPSWRHGSIESRCRLIETFVADEGALRQFDRKILRIKIGLVVCAVVGSVIAVAIYHGPVMAALARMNARGISPGGL